In Eupeodes corollae chromosome X, idEupCoro1.1, whole genome shotgun sequence, the following proteins share a genomic window:
- the LOC129953368 gene encoding uncharacterized protein LOC129953368 isoform X4, with protein sequence MLDRKSSRGMIYENEELRLRTININAEVERGQSDIRKLRRENEQLRREIWSLRDEYDRLNKRFKANKYLHDSNSEHGQSESNSEDSDSCDTCRGDADINEECLEELHDCGGRQQRHSLSPFTARHLKYDNYSLEESSSRRESFSEQRNSSSAPPLVAAAQTTKLSSLDPNECKPVGNPRDILHVNFDHLSIVSEENLSNSDGNLIQMPIGELNHNEAQQKQAHPSFYYDENFIEIDGARLSPSQCLGAMSLPSLAPLRPVTPIEMVANQLNDLQSIVPPLSYFENIVQEHMGTTINCTTETNALTNTGDSLIQTNGWDYNIQSPFLQRKFQSSSHSSASSNSTSATFSLSQVNHPPSTHESSTHTDGSAYKNLKHFFSPIKPRLKLDTALCSNMVTEASSPLTSKSISPPVQCLERLHQNCDPPDLYVENALPSPYYLQSIPGLSLSSVLVPPYSAVKQSNNEPIYATAQKKTHSSEQSLAMATESSKNSVNLEQILNEIGTISEDILKLQLEKSKSQEKLSTDSLNLTTTTSFSAASTPSHTTTTHTQTFPSVCGPDSNLSKDPNYKNRKPYRSEMNLLLSYNGTNPVIIPLAKNNNKNQTGVGISSRSDGGKTDRDVNSPSPPQLPTPMAPFPTNLIYLGFDRLNQSLADSGEIVYPISKAIAPHKQFMLPASPTLEVVTPSPLPAQSPSPPPSPSHKSYSVAPVSVQTAGEDDRFLHESFMLRKLDQKDAGLNPVLAISSPDLSTTSMAAIAPIKRRIFSRQKDDGSIAAQTTRSFDGTDVNCINTNETAKHSNKQQQLPEMSLDDVVKGKLFLESSLNEINSYESSSGSEATKRKTSRRVSILCNEDKLGENSEEQLQPLKQELQQPTSTAVSVDKIDNMMPSIIISLKQHANSTPNSPHSNRRRVGINTNSVLSVNSGGSSTLHHNGHHHHHHHHHHHNRKLSQESVLAETRCISIANSIVNSSQDNVLAAAAIPSSPNHQTTRFKCSRRHSEGTVSSVAVGGGSGHPTSGAGVGSRLSSSTVGNGHHRNHHHHHHRHQDSNQETGTSLSERNSGSLASSRDSSTSLSMRSQRRKISVSSHTGGKIPWCGCWGNGCL encoded by the exons GTTAGACCGGAAATCCTCGCGTGGAATGATATATGAGAATGAAGAGCTGAGATTAAGAACTATAAACATTAACGCAGAAGTAGAGCGTG GCCAGTCAGACATAAGAAAACTACGTCGCGAAAACGAACAACTTAGAAGAGAAATCTGGTCGTTACGTGACGAATACGATCGTTTAAATAAacgttttaaagccaataaatATTTACACGATAGCAATAGTGAGCATGGTCAAAGTGAGAGTAATAGTGAG GACTCTGATTCATGTGATACGTGCAGGGGAGACGCAGATATCAATGAAGAATGTTTAGAAGAATTACATGATTGTGGCGGTAGACAACAACGTCATAGTTTATCTCCTTTTACAGCACGGCACCTTAAGTACGATAATTATTCTCTTGAAGAGTCTTCCTCAAGAAGGGAATCTTTTAGCGAACAAAGGAACTCCTCATCGGCACCTCCATTGGTAGCGGCAGCGCAAACGACGAAACTATCATCTTTAGACCCAAATGAATGCAAGCCCGTTGGAAACCCCCGGGATATATTACACGTGAATTTTGATCATTTATCGATTGTTTCTGAAGAAAATCTAAGCAATAGTGATGGAAATCTCATTCAGATGCCAATTGGAGAACTGAATCATAATGAGGCGCAACAAAAACAGGCACATCCGAGTTTTTATTATGACGaaaattttatcgaaattgATGGTGCAAGACTATCTCCATCGCAATGTCTTGGAGCAATGTCTTTACCAAGCTTAGCACCTCTTAGGCCTGTGACTCCAATTGAAATGGTGGCAAATCAGTTAAATGATCTGCAATCCATAGTGCCTCCGCTCTCGTATTTTGAGAATATCGTGCAAGAGCATATGGGAACAACCATAA atTGTACTACAGAGACAAACGCTTTAACAAATACTGGTGATagtttaattcaaacaaatggCTGGGACTATAATATTCAATCGCCGTTTCTTCAGCGTAAATTTCAGTCATCCAGTCATTCTAGCGCATCATCGAATTCAACTTCGGCAACTTTTTCACTATCACAAGTTAATCACCCCCCTTCTACCCATGAAAGTTCAACACACACTGACGGCAGTGCTTACAAAAATCTTAAGCACTTTTTTTCACCCATCAAGCCACGTTTAAAATTGGATACTGCATTGTGTTCCAATATGGTGACAGAAGCATCATCACCATTAACATCAAAGTCAATTTCCCCACCGGTACAATGCCTAGAGCGTTTGCATCAGAATTGCGACCCGCCTGATTTGTATGTTGAGAATGCTTTACCTAGTCCTTATTACCTCCAATCCATACCTGGTCTTTCACTGTCATCGGTATTGGTGCCGCCTTATTCAGCAGTTAAGCAGTCAAATAATGAACCTATATATGCAacagcacaaaaaaaaactcattcctCTGAGCAGAGCCTAGCGATGGCGACTGAAAGTTCTAAA AATTCAGTAAATTTAGAGCAGATTCTAAATGAAATTGGAACGATTTCTGAGGATATCTTAAAATTGCAGCTGGAAAAAAGCAAATCCCAAGAAAAACTTTCCACTGATagcctaaatttaacgactacaACTAGCTTTAGTGCAGCATCAACCCCATCGCACACAACTACAACGCATACCCAAACTTTCCCGTCGGTATGTGGCCCAGACAGCAATTTATCCAAAGATCCCAATTACAAGAACCGTAAGCCTTATCGTTCTgaaatgaatttattattaagcTATAATGGAACAAACCCAGTTATAATACCGTTAGccaagaataataataaaaaccaaacaggTGTGGGCATTTCGTCAAGAAGTGATGGCGGCAAAACGGACCGAGATGTAAATAGTCCGTCGCCACCACAATTGCCCACACCTATGGCACCGTTTCCAACGAATCTAATATATTTGGGTTTTGACAGGCTTAACCAATCTTTGGCTGATAGTGGTGAGATTGTATACCCAATCAGTAAAGCAATTGCGCCGCATAAGCAATTTATGCTACCGGCTTCGCCAACGTTAGAAGTTGTAACGCCTTCACCATTACCAGCGCAATCTCCATCACCGCCTCCATCTCCGTCACATAAATCATATTCAGTTGCTCCAGTTTCAGTCCAAACAGCCGGCGAAGACGATAGATTTCTGCATGAGAGTTTTATGTTGCGAAAGCTTGACCAAAAAGACGCTGGTTTGAATCCAGTTTTAGCAATAAGCAGTCCAGATTTATCAACAACGTCCATGGCTGCAATAGCTCctatcaaacgaagaatatttTCAAGGCAAAAAGACGATGGCAGCATTGCTGCACAAACTACTCGTTCCTTTGATGGTACTGATGTTAATTGCATTAATACAAATGAAACCGCTAAACATTCGAATAAACAGCAACAACTTCCTGAGATGAGTTTAGATGATGTTGTCAAGGGAAAGCTTTTCCTCGAAAGCAGTCTAAACGAAATTAACAGCTATGAG aGTTCCTCAGGTTCAGAGGCTACAAAACGAAAAACATCGAGACGGGTTTCAATTCTATGTAACGAAGATAAGCTTGGTGAGAATAGTGAAGAGCAACTCCAGCCTTTGAAACAAGAGCTACAGCAACCAACTTCGACAGCTGTTTCTGTTGATAAAATTGACAATATGATGCCATCGATAATTATTAGTTTAAAGCAGCATGCTAATAGCACCCCAAATTCACCACATTCCAACAGGCGTCGTGTTGgtataaatacaaattcagTGTTATCAGTTAATAGTGGTGGGAGTTCAACTCTACATCACAatggccatcatcatcatcaccaccatcatcatcatcacaatcGGAAGCTAAGTCAGGAGTCAGTTTTAGCTGAAACGCGTTGTATAAGTATCGCCAATAGCATTGTAAATAGTAGCCAAGACAATGTACTGGCAGCTGCAGCAATACCTTCTTCTCCGAATCATCAAACAACACGCTTCAAATGTTCAAGACGACATTCCGAAGGCACGGTTTCATCAGTGGCAGTAGGCGGAGGAAGTGGTCATCCTACATCAGGTGCTGGTGTAGGTTCTCGCCTTAGTAGTAGCACAGTAGGCAACGGACATCATCgtaaccatcatcatcaccatcatcgtcatcaagaTAGCAACCAAGAAACAGGTACATCACTATCCGAACGTAATAGTGGAAGTTTAGCCTCATCACGGGACTCTTCAACAAGCTTAAGCATGCGATCTCAGCGTCGAAAGATCTCAGTTAGTTCGCACACGGGGGGAAAGATTCCTTGGTGTGGTTGTTGGGGCAATGGATGTCTTTAA
- the LOC129953368 gene encoding uncharacterized protein LOC129953368 isoform X3 codes for MLRERRRHAHYKLNGRLDRKSSRGMIYENEELRLRTININAEVERGQSDIRKLRRENEQLRREIWSLRDEYDRLNKRFKANKYLHDSNSEHGQSESNSEDSDSCDTCRGDADINEECLEELHDCGGRQQRHSLSPFTARHLKYDNYSLEESSSRRESFSEQRNSSSAPPLVAAAQTTKLSSLDPNECKPVGNPRDILHVNFDHLSIVSEENLSNSDGNLIQMPIGELNHNEAQQKQAHPSFYYDENFIEIDGARLSPSQCLGAMSLPSLAPLRPVTPIEMVANQLNDLQSIVPPLSYFENIVQEHMGTTINCTTETNALTNTGDSLIQTNGWDYNIQSPFLQRKFQSSSHSSASSNSTSATFSLSQVNHPPSTHESSTHTDGSAYKNLKHFFSPIKPRLKLDTALCSNMVTEASSPLTSKSISPPVQCLERLHQNCDPPDLYVENALPSPYYLQSIPGLSLSSVLVPPYSAVKQSNNEPIYATAQKKTHSSEQSLAMATESSKNSVNLEQILNEIGTISEDILKLQLEKSKSQEKLSTDSLNLTTTTSFSAASTPSHTTTTHTQTFPSVCGPDSNLSKDPNYKNRKPYRSEMNLLLSYNGTNPVIIPLAKNNNKNQTGVGISSRSDGGKTDRDVNSPSPPQLPTPMAPFPTNLIYLGFDRLNQSLADSGEIVYPISKAIAPHKQFMLPASPTLEVVTPSPLPAQSPSPPPSPSHKSYSVAPVSVQTAGEDDRFLHESFMLRKLDQKDAGLNPVLAISSPDLSTTSMAAIAPIKRRIFSRQKDDGSIAAQTTRSFDGTDVNCINTNETAKHSNKQQQLPEMSLDDVVKGKLFLESSLNEINSYESSSGSEATKRKTSRRVSILCNEDKLGENSEEQLQPLKQELQQPTSTAVSVDKIDNMMPSIIISLKQHANSTPNSPHSNRRRVGINTNSVLSVNSGGSSTLHHNGHHHHHHHHHHHNRKLSQESVLAETRCISIANSIVNSSQDNVLAAAAIPSSPNHQTTRFKCSRRHSEGTVSSVAVGGGSGHPTSGAGVGSRLSSSTVGNGHHRNHHHHHHRHQDSNQETGTSLSERNSGSLASSRDSSTSLSMRSQRRKISVSSHTGGKIPWCGCWGNGCL; via the exons GTTAGACCGGAAATCCTCGCGTGGAATGATATATGAGAATGAAGAGCTGAGATTAAGAACTATAAACATTAACGCAGAAGTAGAGCGTG GCCAGTCAGACATAAGAAAACTACGTCGCGAAAACGAACAACTTAGAAGAGAAATCTGGTCGTTACGTGACGAATACGATCGTTTAAATAAacgttttaaagccaataaatATTTACACGATAGCAATAGTGAGCATGGTCAAAGTGAGAGTAATAGTGAG GACTCTGATTCATGTGATACGTGCAGGGGAGACGCAGATATCAATGAAGAATGTTTAGAAGAATTACATGATTGTGGCGGTAGACAACAACGTCATAGTTTATCTCCTTTTACAGCACGGCACCTTAAGTACGATAATTATTCTCTTGAAGAGTCTTCCTCAAGAAGGGAATCTTTTAGCGAACAAAGGAACTCCTCATCGGCACCTCCATTGGTAGCGGCAGCGCAAACGACGAAACTATCATCTTTAGACCCAAATGAATGCAAGCCCGTTGGAAACCCCCGGGATATATTACACGTGAATTTTGATCATTTATCGATTGTTTCTGAAGAAAATCTAAGCAATAGTGATGGAAATCTCATTCAGATGCCAATTGGAGAACTGAATCATAATGAGGCGCAACAAAAACAGGCACATCCGAGTTTTTATTATGACGaaaattttatcgaaattgATGGTGCAAGACTATCTCCATCGCAATGTCTTGGAGCAATGTCTTTACCAAGCTTAGCACCTCTTAGGCCTGTGACTCCAATTGAAATGGTGGCAAATCAGTTAAATGATCTGCAATCCATAGTGCCTCCGCTCTCGTATTTTGAGAATATCGTGCAAGAGCATATGGGAACAACCATAA atTGTACTACAGAGACAAACGCTTTAACAAATACTGGTGATagtttaattcaaacaaatggCTGGGACTATAATATTCAATCGCCGTTTCTTCAGCGTAAATTTCAGTCATCCAGTCATTCTAGCGCATCATCGAATTCAACTTCGGCAACTTTTTCACTATCACAAGTTAATCACCCCCCTTCTACCCATGAAAGTTCAACACACACTGACGGCAGTGCTTACAAAAATCTTAAGCACTTTTTTTCACCCATCAAGCCACGTTTAAAATTGGATACTGCATTGTGTTCCAATATGGTGACAGAAGCATCATCACCATTAACATCAAAGTCAATTTCCCCACCGGTACAATGCCTAGAGCGTTTGCATCAGAATTGCGACCCGCCTGATTTGTATGTTGAGAATGCTTTACCTAGTCCTTATTACCTCCAATCCATACCTGGTCTTTCACTGTCATCGGTATTGGTGCCGCCTTATTCAGCAGTTAAGCAGTCAAATAATGAACCTATATATGCAacagcacaaaaaaaaactcattcctCTGAGCAGAGCCTAGCGATGGCGACTGAAAGTTCTAAA AATTCAGTAAATTTAGAGCAGATTCTAAATGAAATTGGAACGATTTCTGAGGATATCTTAAAATTGCAGCTGGAAAAAAGCAAATCCCAAGAAAAACTTTCCACTGATagcctaaatttaacgactacaACTAGCTTTAGTGCAGCATCAACCCCATCGCACACAACTACAACGCATACCCAAACTTTCCCGTCGGTATGTGGCCCAGACAGCAATTTATCCAAAGATCCCAATTACAAGAACCGTAAGCCTTATCGTTCTgaaatgaatttattattaagcTATAATGGAACAAACCCAGTTATAATACCGTTAGccaagaataataataaaaaccaaacaggTGTGGGCATTTCGTCAAGAAGTGATGGCGGCAAAACGGACCGAGATGTAAATAGTCCGTCGCCACCACAATTGCCCACACCTATGGCACCGTTTCCAACGAATCTAATATATTTGGGTTTTGACAGGCTTAACCAATCTTTGGCTGATAGTGGTGAGATTGTATACCCAATCAGTAAAGCAATTGCGCCGCATAAGCAATTTATGCTACCGGCTTCGCCAACGTTAGAAGTTGTAACGCCTTCACCATTACCAGCGCAATCTCCATCACCGCCTCCATCTCCGTCACATAAATCATATTCAGTTGCTCCAGTTTCAGTCCAAACAGCCGGCGAAGACGATAGATTTCTGCATGAGAGTTTTATGTTGCGAAAGCTTGACCAAAAAGACGCTGGTTTGAATCCAGTTTTAGCAATAAGCAGTCCAGATTTATCAACAACGTCCATGGCTGCAATAGCTCctatcaaacgaagaatatttTCAAGGCAAAAAGACGATGGCAGCATTGCTGCACAAACTACTCGTTCCTTTGATGGTACTGATGTTAATTGCATTAATACAAATGAAACCGCTAAACATTCGAATAAACAGCAACAACTTCCTGAGATGAGTTTAGATGATGTTGTCAAGGGAAAGCTTTTCCTCGAAAGCAGTCTAAACGAAATTAACAGCTATGAG aGTTCCTCAGGTTCAGAGGCTACAAAACGAAAAACATCGAGACGGGTTTCAATTCTATGTAACGAAGATAAGCTTGGTGAGAATAGTGAAGAGCAACTCCAGCCTTTGAAACAAGAGCTACAGCAACCAACTTCGACAGCTGTTTCTGTTGATAAAATTGACAATATGATGCCATCGATAATTATTAGTTTAAAGCAGCATGCTAATAGCACCCCAAATTCACCACATTCCAACAGGCGTCGTGTTGgtataaatacaaattcagTGTTATCAGTTAATAGTGGTGGGAGTTCAACTCTACATCACAatggccatcatcatcatcaccaccatcatcatcatcacaatcGGAAGCTAAGTCAGGAGTCAGTTTTAGCTGAAACGCGTTGTATAAGTATCGCCAATAGCATTGTAAATAGTAGCCAAGACAATGTACTGGCAGCTGCAGCAATACCTTCTTCTCCGAATCATCAAACAACACGCTTCAAATGTTCAAGACGACATTCCGAAGGCACGGTTTCATCAGTGGCAGTAGGCGGAGGAAGTGGTCATCCTACATCAGGTGCTGGTGTAGGTTCTCGCCTTAGTAGTAGCACAGTAGGCAACGGACATCATCgtaaccatcatcatcaccatcatcgtcatcaagaTAGCAACCAAGAAACAGGTACATCACTATCCGAACGTAATAGTGGAAGTTTAGCCTCATCACGGGACTCTTCAACAAGCTTAAGCATGCGATCTCAGCGTCGAAAGATCTCAGTTAGTTCGCACACGGGGGGAAAGATTCCTTGGTGTGGTTGTTGGGGCAATGGATGTCTTTAA